The Cryobacterium roopkundense sequence CCGGCCCTAAAATCGGCACCCCAGAGGGCTGGCGAGACCGTGCCGCCCAGATTCGCGGCAGCGGCACCCCGAGCGTCATCGTGAGCAGCGCCGAGCGCTGGTTCGCGCCCGGCTTTCTCGAGCGGGACCCTGCCTCCGGGTCGGCCGCGCTGAACGAGCTCAGCAGCATCAACGACGAGTCCTACGCCATGTGCTGCGAGGCCCTCGCCGGCTACGACGTGACGCAGGCCCTCGGCGGTATCCACACACCGACCCTGTGCCTGTCGGGGGAGTTCGACATTGCCACCCCGAGCCGGCTGCTCGCCGACCTGGCCGCGGTGATTCCGGGTGCGCGCCACGAGGTCATCGCCGGGGCCGCCCACCTGCCCGCCTTGGAACGCCCGGCCGAGGTGGCCGTGCTGCTTCAGTTGCTGTTCGAGGGGCCGAGCCCGGCGGCGGGATCGTCGCGTACTGCGGCATCCGCTTATACCGACGGCATGACCGTGCGCCGGGAAGTGCTCGGCGACGCGCACGTCGACCGCGCGTCGGCCGCGATCACCCCTGAAACCGCTGACTTTCAGGACTTCATCACCCGGTACGCGTGGGGCGAGATCTGGACCCGCCCCGGCCTGGACCGCCGCACCCGCAGCTTTCTCACGATCGCGGCACTCGTCACCGGCGGCCATGAGGGCGAGCTCACCATGCACGTGCGCGCCGCGCTGACCAACGGGCTGAGCCGTGCCGAGATCAGCGAGGCCATTTTGCATACCGCGATCTACGCCGGTGTGCCCGCCGCGAACGCCGCATTCGCAGTAGCCCGCGACACCTTCGCGGCGCTCGACACCGAGCTCACCGACCCCACAAGCTAAAGGACCCGTTCCATGGACAAAACGTATTCTTCGGCGGCATCCGCTGTGGCCGACATTCCCGATGGTGCTTCGATCGCGGTCGGCGGGTTTGGGCTGGTTGGCGTGCCGATCGTGCTGATTCGCGCGCTGCTGGCGCAGGGTACGACTGCCCTGCACGTGGTGAGCAACAATTGCGGCGTTGACGGTTGGGGCTTGGGCGAGCTGTTGCGCGAGGGCCGGATCAGCCGGGTGATTGCTTCCTATATCGGAGAGAACAAGGACTTTGCCCGCCGCTACCTCGGAGGCGAGCTCGAGGTTGAGCTGACCCCCCAGGGCACCCTCGCTGAGCGGATGCGGGCCGGCGGCAGCGGGATCCCGGCGTTCTTCACCGCGAGTGGGGTGGGGACGATGGTCGCCGATGGCGGCCTGCCGTGGCGGTACGGGCCGGATGGGCAGGTGACGGTCTCCAGCCCGGCGAAGGAGACCCGGCTGATTTCGTCGCTCGGCTCCGCGAAGGAGTACGTGCTCGAGGAGGCGATCGTCACCGACTACGCCTTCGTACGCGCGGCGAAGGGTGACCGGCACGGCAACCTCGTCTTCGAGAAGTCGGCCCGCAACTTCAACCCGGTCGCCGGCATGGCCGGTCGCATCACGATCGCCGAAGTCGATGAACTCGTCGAACCAGGCCAGATCGACCCCGACGAGGTGCACCTGGCCGGCATTTACGTGAACCGCATCGTGCAGCTCGGCGCAGCGGATGCCGCCGATCTCCCCATCGAGAAGACCACCACCCGGCCGCGCGCCGCGGCGGCAACCTTGAACGGACAGCGCTGATGCCCCTCACTCGCAACCAGATGGCCGCCCGCGCCGCGCAGGACCTCACCCCTGACTCGTATGTGAACCTCGGCATTGGCCTGCCGACCCTCATCCCGAACTTCCTGCCGGACGGCGTTCACGTGGTGTTGCACTCCGAGAACGGGGTGCTGGGCGTGGGCCCGTACCCGTGGGAGG is a genomic window containing:
- the pcaC gene encoding 4-carboxymuconolactone decarboxylase, with protein sequence MPVHTTTVPTLIGTVTPVRGLAPAPPLVVLGPSLGTTSALWNGVVGALAETSRVLRFDLPGHGASPAASHPFTVADLADAVITLVDSVGGGAFHYAGVSLGGAVGLELAVRHPDRLLSLGVICSGPKIGTPEGWRDRAAQIRGSGTPSVIVSSAERWFAPGFLERDPASGSAALNELSSINDESYAMCCEALAGYDVTQALGGIHTPTLCLSGEFDIATPSRLLADLAAVIPGARHEVIAGAAHLPALERPAEVAVLLQLLFEGPSPAAGSSRTAASAYTDGMTVRREVLGDAHVDRASAAITPETADFQDFITRYAWGEIWTRPGLDRRTRSFLTIAALVTGGHEGELTMHVRAALTNGLSRAEISEAILHTAIYAGVPAANAAFAVARDTFAALDTELTDPTS
- a CDS encoding CoA transferase subunit A, whose protein sequence is MDKTYSSAASAVADIPDGASIAVGGFGLVGVPIVLIRALLAQGTTALHVVSNNCGVDGWGLGELLREGRISRVIASYIGENKDFARRYLGGELEVELTPQGTLAERMRAGGSGIPAFFTASGVGTMVADGGLPWRYGPDGQVTVSSPAKETRLISSLGSAKEYVLEEAIVTDYAFVRAAKGDRHGNLVFEKSARNFNPVAGMAGRITIAEVDELVEPGQIDPDEVHLAGIYVNRIVQLGAADAADLPIEKTTTRPRAAAATLNGQR